From the Helicoverpa zea isolate HzStark_Cry1AcR chromosome 28, ilHelZeax1.1, whole genome shotgun sequence genome, one window contains:
- the LOC124643793 gene encoding DNA-binding protein modulo-like: MNQGLISPRLMVGAAIVGIVGAAGVFIYEQIYAEKRRAMLVREVARLDKQVSSMKTELENLRELQKETTLRRLKQKKVRRERPVRKVPSSGDKVEVTEHSYASDSEYFTDYQSVLGGTDGELDSEEFYDVPTDDDEDDTLRESLRNGHAGNELPDEEVSENDKVEKPVTATKNAT, encoded by the exons ATGAACCAGGGTCTGATATCCCCTCGCCTGATGGTTGGAGCAGCAATTGTGGGCATCGTAGGGGCAGCTGGAGTCTTTATATACGAACAGATTTACGCCGAGAAGAGGAGAGCTATGCTAG TGAGAGAAGTAGCGAGACTGGATAAACAGGTTTCTTCCATGAAGACTGAACTTGAAAACTTGAGGGAGTTACAGAAAGAAAC CACGTTGCGACGGCTCAAACAGAAGAAAGTGCGTCGTGAACGCCCCGTGCGGAAGGTACCCAGCTCCGGAGACAAGGTGGAGGTCACAGAGCACAGTTACGCCTCAGACTCCGAGTATTTCACTGACTACCAGTCTGTGCTGG gAGGCACAGACGGCGAGCTGGACAGCGAGGAGTTCTACGACGTGCCCACAGACGATGATGAAGATGACACGCTGCGGGAGTCGTTGCGAAACGGACACGCGGGCAATGAACTACCTGATGAg GAAGTATCAGAAAATGATAAAGTCGAAAAGCCAGTCACCGCTACCAAAAATGCGACATAG